One genomic window of Kaistia geumhonensis includes the following:
- a CDS encoding nucleoside hydrolase, whose translation MIDLLHDCDPGNDDAVGILAALGHPAVNLVAVTTGAGHLAFDRTAENAAITVAAARPRTVPVSRGAEGPLLRERMIARILDFESGLDSDRPDLDRVALDPLHSVDQIAAAARAHPGLTIVMTGPFTNLALALRRHPQVKDGIGRIVTLGGAWGLGTKTAAAEWNILCDPEAAAIVYGSGIPVTMVPVDASATVPIDDPLVARVAALPGPAAALAAELLASLRTTHRPGVFAPAEMPLHDPCAILAAADPALVTTVPARVDIETTSGLNYGRTVVDFAGRTDRPNNCDVVIAFDVAATQDALVGAIAALSRLQQGA comes from the coding sequence GTGATCGATCTCCTGCATGACTGCGACCCCGGCAACGACGATGCCGTCGGCATCCTCGCTGCGCTCGGCCACCCGGCGGTCAATCTCGTCGCGGTGACGACCGGCGCCGGCCATCTCGCGTTCGACCGGACAGCGGAAAATGCCGCCATCACCGTCGCTGCGGCGCGCCCGAGGACGGTACCGGTCTCGAGGGGCGCCGAGGGGCCGCTACTCAGGGAACGCATGATCGCTCGGATCCTCGATTTCGAGAGCGGGCTCGACTCCGACCGGCCGGATCTCGACCGAGTCGCGCTCGACCCGCTGCATTCGGTCGACCAGATCGCCGCCGCCGCGAGGGCCCATCCGGGGCTCACGATCGTGATGACCGGCCCCTTCACCAATCTCGCGCTCGCGCTCCGCCGCCATCCTCAGGTGAAGGATGGCATCGGCCGCATCGTGACGCTCGGTGGGGCTTGGGGTCTCGGCACGAAGACGGCCGCGGCGGAGTGGAACATCCTCTGCGATCCCGAAGCGGCGGCGATCGTCTATGGCTCCGGCATCCCGGTCACCATGGTGCCTGTCGATGCGAGCGCCACGGTGCCGATCGACGATCCGCTGGTCGCGCGGGTCGCCGCGCTGCCCGGGCCGGCCGCGGCGCTCGCAGCCGAGTTGCTTGCCTCGCTGCGGACAACGCATCGGCCGGGCGTCTTCGCCCCGGCGGAGATGCCGCTGCACGACCCGTGCGCGATCCTCGCCGCCGCCGATCCCGCGCTCGTCACGACGGTTCCGGCGCGCGTCGATATCGAGACGACCAGCGGGCTCAACTACGGGCGGACCGTGGTCGACTTTGCCGGCCGCACCGACAGACCGAACAATTGCGACGTCGTCATCGCCTTCGATGTCGCGGCAACCCAGGACGCGCTGGTCGGCGCGATCGCGGCGCTGTCGCGACTTCAGCAGGGAGCCTGA